TCAAGTCAACGTGTTAGCAACTGAGATTACAAGATTAGCTGACCGTATCACCTCTACGTCAAAGGAAACATATGATTCAGTGGCCTCAGTACCCCATATAAAATATGTACGTAACTCTTTATGCCCCTGCAATTTACTAATTGCACTGTTTTGTGGGATGTGTCATTTACAGAAACCCATATAGGGCTTTGGGCTTGTAATTTGATCTATAGTCTTCTATAATTATAATAGTCGGACAACAATATAGTTATACGGAAGTATACATATGTTTGCAGCATGCTGGTTCTTAGAAAACTAAAGTTTACAGTGAATATATACAAGTCTCAGATCTGGACAATTTTCTAACAGTTGCATGCTGTATTGTGTAGGTCAGTTTTGCAGATGTCACATCATTGCCACAACTAGATGCACTGCAACCTCCTCTGGTTCAACCCTCTGTTCTTCCAGGATGTTCGCAAGGCAAGTACAGAGGCATAAAGGCTATTGGATTCATATTTTATGTTACGCAGGTGCAATGAACTGGTAACATACAGTACAAAACTATGCAAATAGCTTTTAGCTTCGTATCTATGTTACTCTTATTACTCATATTATTTACTTggtctgctgagcatctatgaaATAATCTCAGTAACCCATCCATCACCACGCTGCTTATTCTTCAAATCTGTGCCTGCATGCGCGCGCGATGGTGCGCGCCCTGCACTAGTGATGGAACAGCTGCAATCGTGTGCCCACTACGGTCAAAAATCGAAACTAggagctactccctccatcccaaaataagggCCAGTTTGGCACCGCTCCTGCGTGCTCTGGCTCTGGCACTGTTCACGCACTGTAGCCGGAGCCGCAAGAGCGGCAAGAACGAGCTCCGCCGGCTTCGTGAACAGTGCCCAGTGAACAGTGAGACGAAAAAGTAGGAGAGAGAAAACAGCTTCAATGAACAGCGTTGCTACAAtataggagagagaaaaacggttTCATGAACAGTACCAGTGTCGATGGAAGCCGGAGCCGAAACAAACGAGTCCTAAGTGACGTTCTCGTTTCTCGAGAAACGACTGCCGGCAattatatattaaaatatataaatatttatgctAAGTAATTAGTATCATCGAAAAGATCTTTttgtctagttttttaacaaatttatttgaagatgtaaatattgcacgtattttctacaaatcgaatcaaacttgtggcacgaaaacccAAAATGTtgtttattttgggacagaggttgTAGCGTGATGCCACGAATCGCGCACCGTCTTGAGTCCCTTCAGAACAGCTGGCTCCGGCTGCAACTGTGACTGCACCAGCACAAGAAACACTGCTGCACAGGTTTTTGTTTGCAGCTGCAGCGGCAAGGAGCCGAAGCAAACAGACCCACAGTTGTTAGCGAGATGTCATGCAGTATGCTCGTAGGGAGCCAAGTAACTCACAGTCTATGAATCTCTAGCCCTCTCTTTTTTTACTATGTGCAAAAATTAAACTTGATACATCCATATCGCATCCATATATGTACTCATATACACATATTAAGATGCAAACTCAGACTAGATAAATTCATATGAAAATAACAAATTTAAGTGTATGAGCACTAGAAGACAAGATTTCTAGATTTTGTCTTGTAATGCACATGTAAGTATGTAACTGaatattgttatttttatatGAATCTTTCCGGTTTGAGTTTGCATCACAACTTTATATGTGACTACATATATGGATGCACTATGGAGAtacaagtttttttttaatgACCGGAGTACGATTTTTGAAATAGTCGGACAGAGATGGTTGTGCAAAACTGCAAATACTACAGGTACTGCCATTACTGTATTTCTGAAGCTGTGAGAGCTTGAACATTGCAGGTTGGTACAAAAGCTCACGGTGGTGCACACGACTTTATacaggaaagaaaaagaaaattggCAGCGTCTTCAGGTCTCTGCCGGTTATCTGTTTCATGATATCGACAGAAACAAGATCACGCACAAAAAGCACATTCACTTAAAAGTGTCTTTTTTTTAGACTACTTGTCGACgattcgtcttattcaaaaattttatgtaaatattatttattttgttaggacttattttatcattagagatactttagtaatgatttatttattttatcatttatataaaaaatttgaATAAGACGAACGATCAAACAAGAAGTCTAAAATAAAAGTAAAAAAACGACACTTTCAATGGGACGAGGGAGTATGAATGGTTAGAGTTTCAGTAATACATGCCGCCCATAGGGATGGCAAAACATGAACCCAACAGTGACCCAAAACGACGAGACGAACGAGGCAGCACTGACCGCGTAGAGCACCGCGTCCGCCGCCTCGTCTCCGCTGTGCTGCGACGGCGGCGAAGAAGCATCCGGCGGCTCTGAACCTGCCGCGCACTCGCTTCCTCGTGACGCCTCCTCAAGGTCCCTGTTCCCGACGTAGCTCGTCGCATCGAACGAGCCGAGCTGGCCGGTGTCCGGCACGCACCCTGACAAGTTGTTGTACGACACGGAGAACACGGCCAGCGACGACAGCCGGGAGAGCTGCGACGGTATGGCCCCGCTCAGCTGATTGTGGGACAGGTCCAAGCTCTCGATGTCGCTCATGTTCGCGAGGGCCGCCGGGATCAGGCCGTCCAGGGAGTTGTGGGACAGGTTGAAGTCCTTCAGATGGCTCAGGTCAGGTGGCCCAGCTCCTGCCAGCATGTTTTTTTATGGAACTGGAGGGGCAGGAGCCCCTACAGGAAAACTTTATTAGAACAAACATTCAGGAAAATACAGGGAAGTAGCTCAAGAGACAAAGAAAGAATCAAAAGAAGATAGCTAGTTACACCAGATTTTGTGTCCATTTTTGTTCAAAAGAAATGGAGTTCCTTGACTTGACTCTGTGCACCAATAACAAAATCTCTTTGAGGAAGAAGCCGGACAGCATGTTCCCGGAGAAGTCGAAGCCGGAGAAGAAATCGATGAAGTTCCGCCGTTAAGTGTAGAGGTTCCACTTGGTGCCGAACCGGAATCCCCTCTGCTCGTAGCAGCTGGTGTACCTGAAGCCTGGGTACTGAAAACCATGCACGGCCACAGATGAGGTTCCAGTAGGACAGACCAGATGTTTTCCCTTGGAATGGAAGGTCCCCGATGCATGATGGCAGTGATCCTGATAGTCGGTTATGCGACAGATCGATTACCCTCACGCACTGTAGTTGGCAAATAGTCTGAGGAATTTGCCCTTCAAACTTTATTCGTGCCCAGGGAAAGGAAAGGTACCCAACCTCGTCTAGAGTCTGCACCCAGTCGATGCTTCCAGTGAACTGGTTGTAACTGAGATCCAAAGCTGTGACAGTAGCATTATATTGCTGAAGAAACTACCTATATGACACGTGTTTCattaagtagaagtagagttacGGTTAGTTACATCTTCCAAGAGTAATCCATAGATTACCGCGGAAGGGAGGAACTAACACGAAACACAGATAAAAGTTCCTTGTAGACTAATTTACATGGTTGCTTTGCGACGAGTTAGCAAGGACTAACTGCAGCAGGCTTCGGAGATGATGGCGATAACCTGCTAGAATCAATAGACTGGCCTCCACAACGATGGAGCCGAACACCGCAGCCGACGACTTTGCAACCATATCAAACGTCCTGGAGTTGCTCTCGTTCGTTCCATAACACTCCCAACCAGCGATGAAGATCATCGAATCGAAGCCCCCGCCTTGAAACTTTGGCGACACGCTTCCGCGACATTATCCAACCAATCCCTCATCTCATTAGCGACCGCTACAGGTACATCagccatctttttttttttttggaatggtACATCAGCCATCTTAATTAGTTTCATGTATTTGTATCATGGAGCAGCGACACACGCGCGCGTTGAGACCACGCACGTTCGAAATGAAGATATGTTCGTTTTTCATGTTGAAACATGCTTAGCGACCAGATCACCAGTCCGACGGTGAAGTTAACATACCTCCTCCCAGGTCGACCTTGAACAGAGCACGGATCCAGTGCAGCCCTTTTGGATGAGCCAAGAGGCTCCTTGAATGTCTGGTTGAACGCCGCCTCCATGTCAAGGTCGACAGCCGGTGTATGGCTCGGAGTCGCAGGTACCCACTTGGAAGTGAGCACCTTCCGTGCCTGCAACGTACGTGGCGTTTGGAGCCCTGGAAGCACACTTGGCCGCCAGCCGGCCGCTACGGCGGATCGAAGCCGAGCATGGTGAACGACGAGTCCTCCGCCTGGGCTGCGCCCTGAGGATGGGAGTCTTGATAGGAGCAGCGACCCGCCTGGCCAACTCGCAGGCAAGGGCCGACGGCGAGGTGGGGAGAGGAGTCCCGACCTGGGAAGCTGGAGGAGAGGGCGTCCGAACTTCAGAGCCCTCGCTCGGTTGGCTCGCAACCGGAGGAGGAGGCCCACCCGTGAGTTCGATCTCCAAGGACTCCATGATAGCCCCGTCGAGCAGAGCAGGCCAGCCAGGTCCGGCGCCCTGAGTCAAAGAAGGCCATCGTGCGCTCCACAGCCCCAAATAGAGTGAGTATGACCATCAGCAAGTATGGAGCCCAGCAAACCATCAGTAGATTCGCAGACATGTTCAAGAGAAGGAACGACAACGCCCGTCAAGCCGCACATGCTTTGGTCTTTTTCGCCAATTAAACTGTTGCTGCCAAGATTCAAGGTCCACAGATTCAGATTGGGAAGGGACCATAGCAAAACATCGAGTAGTTTACCGGATAATTTGTTGCTATGGAAACCCATTGTTCCTGCGTCTACAAAACTCCCCGTTAGATATCGGGGCAGCTCTCCTTCCAAGTTGTTACCGTCAAGGTATATTTCCCACTGCACCTGATTGACAGATGCCTCTTCCCACCAAGTATAGGGCCACCGAGTTTGTTATTTGAGACCTTCAGAGTTTTCAGTACGGGGTGGTCAGCGAACAGGCAGCTAGACAACTCTCCTCGCAGGTTATTATTTGATAGGTCTAAGTACTCCATGCATGTTGCTTATGTTGCACAAATCCGGCGGTATTTCCCCGGAGATAGTGTTGCCAGAGAAATCTAGGAATGTCGCGTTTGGAAAAATTGAGCTGATGTTGGCCGGCAGACGTCCTGAAATACGGTTCTAAGGGACAGGCTAATTGCTAGGAGACTCGTTTGGGTATAGGTTATCTGGTCCAGCGATCCAGATAGCAAGTTATTTCCCAAATTCATATAAAGAAGTACTGGCTGTTGTGCAAACAACCAACTTGGAAAGCTGCCTGGCAAGCTACTATTTGATAAATCAAGGGTCTCTATTCCCTCTGTCctataatatagtgcattctagaaattttaaaataaattaagagagaacataaaagacgcatgtaccttcattttatttcctaatcagacACTATCATCAACTTGATTtatggtgattggttgataaatggaaaatatttaatgcaaaactggtttttgtcctctagaatgcattatattttaGGACAACTTTTGAATGCTATAATGCACTATATtacgggacggagggagtagatgaTTCTGTTCGGCtgaggctgaaacgatcgtatacgatcgtggattattactgttgactggtttagtgtgagagaaaaatactgttctggctgaaaatttacgatcgtttacgaccaagcgaacaggacggtGTGCGTAGAAACTGCGCTTCGGTAAAAATACTCTTGTCAACGTCACAAACAGACAGCAGGAGCTCTTTTAGCTGAAATGGAGGTTTCCAGACACCAACTGCCATATGAACATTTCTTGAAAAAATGTATCTTTTCTAGATTTGCCATGTTTCTAAGCCGGTCCTTGCTGCAATATAGAGCCCTTCTTTCCCATCTGTCTGCATAGCCGTAGACGTGGCCTGCACACGGAAGATCACCGCGCACCTGtgccggcggcggcagcgacaACTTGCCCCACGTCGTTCGGAGGACCACCTCGGCGGCAGGGAGGTGGCACAGTACAGaccccttgttgcttagccacctactcgttGGTCCGCCACCGCCACCCATGATACTTCCTCGCCCTCGACCCGTCTTATGTACCGCCTTGCAATGTCATCATCGCCGGcatcgccattgtgcctatagaacAATAGGGCGACCAGATGGCCGCTAGATTGTGCCTGCCATCAGCGGCGCGGGCGAGATCGTCGAGGCATGGGCGGGGGTTGTGCTTTTCTATGAAAATGGTTTGTATCCCAGTGAGGAACCAAGCCTCCGGGTTGCCGACTTGGGTCAGGCTTGCAAGGAGGGCTTCGTAGTCGACGGGGTCATCCCACGTTCTTCTGCGTCTGAACCGATCCAGTGCCTGACGCTAACCGATGACGAGGTCACTGCAGATACGGTGCATGGATGAGCAGGTTACCCATAGGCTGTGGAGGTTGTGCATGGGCCGCACTGAGGTCGCAGCAAGGTGGCCCACGATCACAATTTGCACCTCAGTAGGGAGCGCTGTCAGCGACATGATTGTCGCGTGGATCGAGCTATGGCGTGTCGACGGCGGTGAGCCGGAGGGCTAGAGAGGCGGCGGAGGCCGCTGGCGGGGGCAACAGTAGGAGTCAAACAATGGGAGTGTGGTTAGGCTTTGTACACACAGAGACACCAGGGCTGGAACAGGCTTCTGACGCAAGCGCACCACGCTCATCATTACTAGTATTGGAGCAATGAATATTTTGGTCGGGTCGGACCTTGTGTCATCCGGTGAACTAAACAGTGTAGTCCTATCCATGCAGTCGCAGGCTCGCagtagccgaggggcagcagctagctagagatggccacattacatggtttcataggttcggATCGTCTGCACTCCCTCGGCTGTGTTTGAAGCTGCCACTTTAGGATTCATGCTTGTAGCCACAGACGGTGCAGCTTCTGTTTGTAGCACAGTCGATCAggcaaaagttctactcatagctGTACAAGAGTTATATGTCCGGCCCGTTCAAATTTACGCTGCTCGGACTATTAGGTGAGCATACGGTTTACAAGAAACAGGTAAACGTCATTTCGTCTAATATACTAGAGGGACGTGGTCGGGGAAAAGTTGTGGTCCAtagttgtagagtacacatccctGGTATAGTAACTAGTTgtcatttgtaaacatcatttCAGTTATAATAAATGTCAATCGAGATCCTCAAACCAGCATGGAATgcaataataagttcatacaaatagtacAGTTTGATATGAAGCACGTTACCTTAATCTAGATCCTCAAACCAGCACGGAACGCGGTTGGAAAAATGTAAACGGGTGAGGGAAGGGGGGAGCTAGAAGGTAGGCGATTGGTTCAATACACGCTATCGGATGAGGGAAGGGGGGcgctcctttcatatagaccttgcacggctgacgagagtgaagcgaatgtggcaggaaagctagacacaagaagtgaatcgagaaaaagagcttttgaccaccatgacacgcttgacacgtgaatgcctggtgcagttgtgataggtcttttctatacttatttcactgcaatccaagcagtcacaacagtcgaggggcagactgattgctatgacactttatactatcctacgagatcaaatacacAGCAGGCTGTCTTTCTCCCGTTCGTAGTAAAAGTCAACATCTATGGCTCATCTGTTCTGCATTAGATCGAGGCGAGACTTGTCAGATGAACTCCTCGTTgtatggttctttcaagttcaacaaattttatcaaagaaaatttcaacatctatacacccacgtcctccgatcagaaagggcgaacaccgttagtatattacagatcagaaagagaacccgAAAGAAATCTGTAGGCAAAAGCAACCAGCAGGGGCTAGAAGCAAGTTACCAAATAACCAAAGGAattgagctacaccacgctcaacagagtttaacagaCCTAATACGAAGTTTAACAAAAGTTAACacaaacatgcatgcaaataattaaGACTTCACATACGGTTGTCCCACAaaccaaacctagtcatgacttactactgatatgtcccacAGATCAACAGTCGAGGCGGGTCATGCAGGATCTCATCCACGTCCACCTTCGCTAAGACGGCATTGGCGGCCGGCTCGACGCGCTTGAACAGATCATCAATATAATCTTCATCTTCCGGTGCCGGTGGAAAAGCATGTTGTACCACTCAGACTTTCACCACTGCGCCAAACTCAAGTTGGGCAGCGACAAGTGCTGTGGCAGCCCCTTGACGGACGACTTTGGATGCCACGGCCCGAATGTAGGCCGGCAGGGCTCGGAGGCGCTCCTCTAGTGCAGTGACCGGATCGTCCGTTGTCTGCACCGGGAAGGCGACATCACAGGTGGCAGTAGCGTTGACAAGCAGGTTCTGGACCTTCGCCTCAGCGGCTGTCTTCTCGTCTCGCGCCTAGGTGGCTTCTTGTTGGGCGACGACAAGTGTGGCGCGCGCGGCCTTTAGCTCATCGAGCGGCTTGTCGTCATCTAGACTGGCCCCTGAGTACAAGTCCGTGACCTTGAGGTAAGCCTCCTTTAACCTAAAGTATTCTTCGTGGTCTGATGATGCATCACTAGTAAACTATTCGGGGTTAGATGAGACTTTGTGGTCTTACGATGCATCACCAGAAGACTATCCAGGGTCAGACGGGATCAGCGACGGCATGCGGTGATGGGATGTCTCTCTGCataatgcaagccaagttcaagcccacaggataagggggagagcgatctgattgagaaggcaaacaACTCACTGGACTGTCCAGAGCAGCATGGGACGGAATCATCGCTAGTGGCTGCCCCCATCGGGGGATGGTTCCCGAGGCCGCTTTCCGAGCGCGACCGAGGACGAAGAACCCGGCTCCAGGGCCAATGATCCTCAGGACACCATCATGCCCACGTCCACCTGTTGAGAAAGTAGGcaatttccaaatactagttaaattaagcagcataaacaacatgatgatccaggacttgaacaacatggtcaacctgatgaagatgttaatgctgtggaagtcttcaaggacttcTATACCAGTATGAAAAAGGGCCTGAGTGCTGCTGCAAgagcagcagttgtaagtaccttcatttactttccttgaaatctactgaacccattgccataaaagaaggaaacacagcaggagcctaatgtggcaacatcatttaattttgtagttgTAATTTCATACCATTCAATATGGTAcctatacattgtgcttatgtaatctctaccAGCAATAGGCTgcaaaagacctatgcattatGCTTATGCAATCTCTATCAGTAGTCGTCTGAGGAAGTCCTATgtattacttgttatgaattaatctcttgaGTTTTCAgttgaagtcctcttccactatctataacctaatgttttactgattgaatttcgTAGGAAGCTATGGAAGCAATGCAAACATAACATGTTGCTGATGGGCAGCAACCATTGGctagtgctgatgttgtttccaaggttcTCTACCTCTACTGGGGCAAGCGCCCCTCCCAAGCAAGCAGCAAAAACCTTtttctgaagaatgctggtatcctgaGAAGCTCCACCAGAGCAGAGACATCAGTGGAGATGACACTTTAGGAGTAGCTTGCTGGTGAACAGGAAAGTACATCTGAGCTTGTCGATctagtggatgaactgaaggtgaGGACAGAAAAGGCTAAAAGGGAGCTTGAGGAATTCAAGCAACAGCAACAGGAGGAGTAAAATAGGCTTAGTGAGCTAGTCTTGAGGC
The nucleotide sequence above comes from Miscanthus floridulus cultivar M001 chromosome 18, ASM1932011v1, whole genome shotgun sequence. Encoded proteins:
- the LOC136523283 gene encoding receptor like protein 21-like yields the protein MLAGAGPPDLSHLKDFNLSHNSLDGLIPAALANMSDIESLDLSHNQLSGAIPSQLSRLSSLAVFSVSYNNLSGCVPDTGQLGSFDATSYVGNRDLEEASRGSECAAGSEPPDASSPPSQHSGDEAADAVLYAVSAASFVSSFWVTVGFMFCHPYGRHVLLKL